From the Octopus sinensis linkage group LG3, ASM634580v1, whole genome shotgun sequence genome, the window TGCATTCATTTtgtgcaatttttttcttatccgaTTGCAATACATTTCTGTATAACACTGGAAGGCTTAAAGAGCGTGAGTTAAGTTCCGGTTTCGAAACTATTTtatttccccccacccccaaaaaggtaaaaaaaaaagactaatggGAGAAGCATATGAACGCTTCTcttcaaaaattaagaaatatttagcTTATGTTTAGTAGAAACAGAGTAAAGGAAATTTGAATTGAAGATGTGTCATAATTTATTTTGCTTGAATCACcgatttattgctgttgtttatatctttttccggtatacactcgcacacatacacatgtatatacatacacatgtatatgcattcacaaacatacatatatatacatactctcacacacataacatacatacttcttcagagtttctgtctacgaaatctccCTCAGAAACTTATGGTAGAAGCTTTATATGGTAGCAGGAACTTGCTCAAATTGTCGCGTAGTAGGATAAACACGGGAATTATGTAATTGTGAagcaaaattattgtttttaccaCAGCCATGCATGACTATAACTAAccgaaaaataaattatatggttCTTTCTAGCTGGATCATTAATGAGGTAAGTTGTAAGCTCTTAAAAATGTCATGTCGGTGAACCAATTTCAGTTTTATGTTGGACTCGTTTCACTTAACTTCATTATTATAGTCATGAAGGTTAATGCAACTTGTTTGCACTCCCCTGTACCTGTTTGAAAACAACCAATATTTCGCAATAGAAAACAAGCTATCACTCTGACCTAACCTATTTTCTTGATCTATCGAATAGTCTTGCCATTGTACGAAGAACGTTCATTTCTGTTCTCATTGTTGGTTTTTGCAAGCTAAGAATACAACTGTTATTTTCCAGTACATGTACCCTTCTGATAATTTAGTTTCAGAAACAGGAAAAGTACCTAACAATTATTTTTGTCTATCGGACATTGTGTTTGACAAAAAAATTGTGCTTCATTTTGTATCTAAATCAAAATTAAGCTGACATTAATGGAAgggcattaataaaaaaaacaaaacaattaagcACAGTAACTATACAGCCCCACCAAAAAAAGATGttcgaaaatttaaaaacaaagaattgttTCAATAAAATTTGGCCAGAGGTGGTTTACTTGGTCGGTCTACTTGAAAACTCTGAATTCTAAGGACGTCTTCATATTCTCGCATAAACATATTAGCAGTTATAAGAAAACCCGCAGAAAAATAAAACGATTGTATTTGGGAAGTTTCATGTGAAATCCGAAGATCCAACATACATCAACATGAGTGTACTGATAATGAATTAAACTATATATGATTCATTGTGTAAAAAGAATTCTTTGGTGTTTAGTGTTATTTCATCGACGTCGACAATCTCCTATTCTATATTCGTTAATCCCAATAGTTCTTTATTGTACTGACTGCTTAAGTTAACTAGTTTCAGCAAGATTCATAACAATCTTTTCGCTTGAACATACTGATGATTCTATTTTGTCCAAGTTATTTCTCAGCCAAGTAGATCTATGAGTAAGTGAATCTCATTTCCTATTATGTTATTTCCATCACTACTAAGACAGTACAGTCTAATATGACAGAAATTACTGTATAATTTCTAAAAGTACCATCTACTACGTAGATAATTTCATAGTTGGTTTGAAATATTCACCACTGAACAAGGTATAATTTGGTTTCTCCTGATAAATAGACCAATTAAGAATTCCTTAATATTGCTATTGCCTCATTTCGTTCTTGATATGATTAAcaaatttaaagtaattttctGAAAATCTATTCCTCATTTGCAAAGGGTTAACATTTTATCTATTCACACATTATAACAGACATATATTATCAAAATTCAAGAGGCTTACTGGTatgttctccatatatatatatataatatatatatatataatatatatatatatatatatatatatatatatatataagtgtattttaccttgttaacaattaacacggataaattaaatgaatagttaccagggcagcaaaaatctcacaagtaaagctgttgtaactccttgtatataaaggttgaaacttcgtgtttacgttgaatatttgaataatatgaataaaaaatggagttaacgaaggtttaaacaagtattttcactttctacatatgtttcaaaaattccactgatacttattcaaaagaataaaaggtataaacaatgcaatcttctcttcgggaaagtgaaaaaacgaaacttgtcaatacgacattttagcaaaaaatgatggattcgtatagcgatagacagaatgctattaatattgtttaaaaaaacgttatatgatataacgtcataagtagctaacagaaagagtagggatattaatagtgaatgttaaatataaaggaaattaaagtctaaactatatataatgatagagactacttatattcACTAAAAGTATgcttctgccaatgcttacatctgtatgctcgttctataaccgtgtttactagagtatttttagaaaaaataatgaaaaatagctcagaattgcagagaagacagaatttcttgcctttgtcatatggtatcataaaccgttgaccaatcttaagtacattagcaaatttagtaatcatcctggagcaattactaagaatttagttaagaatatttcatttagattatctaaattatctgctaatgttgatattttcaataataacgctgaattctataactctgccttaatcaaagcaggttatacagaaaaaattttctacattgattctgctcagtctaattgtaaattcaacaATGTAGATAGGATTTCTAGTCGTAatagaattattgataacaaacataacttacgcaccgatacaaagcgaatgaaggcagataacccttatttattcccctattaccgatctaaaagtaaatataacaccttcagtGAAACCCAAGGAACAACCGAAAATGTAGGTTATGCCATTTTTATGTGGCCGATCTGACACATGTCATTAGCAGCTGCCCCAAATATATCACCAAGGTACTACCTCCCTACGAGAAACGATATTGTCACAAAAGCAATATACAATACCATTCAAAAAAAGGACTGTCCTGGAATAAACGTAGAAAATATCCCTGCTATGGAATACTAACAAAAACATGAACACAAGGAATACAGCTGGAACACTGTCAAGTGTAAACGTCAAGCGTAAACATAACACGCCGGATATTGCTATTTGGGGCACACTAGAAAAAAGCAAGTAACGTTATAGAGGTCTGGCTTTGGTGATGTGAATATCTCCTTgagaatcaaagagaaagaggataactatggacaatTGCTTCAAAATCTCCTACctgtatattcatattataaattcacatttataccaataataactggTGCACTCTGTTTTGTGAGCAAAGGCTTACGTGACAATCTAGATAAGCTATGGCTTCCAGAAAAAGAAATCCACCAACTAATTCGCAGGTCATAGATATAATCTttaagtaaaaatatgcaagactttacccaagtttaaaatgtgacattgcttttgttatctacattccatcGACGAAGATgtatatctttgttagaaaccagctcctagTGATTTAAAATATAATCGGTTTCGATGTATCCATCTTATCAgatatcaaaaataatttttttggaagtcaaagaggagaaaatattACGGGTTAACAGTTTGTAGACATGTTCTTAGTTCTTATATACATGTTCCATTTTTGTTTCTGCTTTAGGTGTCTGGACAAAGATATAGTCGAGGAGAAGCTGCGAAGAAGAAATGTGAGGTAAGTTTCATCAAAAACATAATAACTTTGTGTAGGTGGAGCTTCTGTCGATTTCGACGAACGAGTGATTCAGTTATTcagccaatgattctgccaactcctaACATTAGAGTGTAATTAGATGAGTATTATACAAACATTTCTATCCTGAATGTGATACATAATCACGTCTGAACTTTTGAATTACAAGAATAATACATCTGCTTGAGTTCTAAGCAGTTTCCATGTATATTTCACTAAAGCTGCTTGAGTCATCCCGACTTCATAGTGCAATGCATTGCAATCGAATCTAGCAAAATATGACTGTTAACGATCTACTTTCGGCCGCCATGCCTGTGCCATTTTTCTGAGTTATGCAGAGGTGTATTCAACCTCCACGCAGATACAGAAGTACACAAATGATAGGCTCCACAAAAATCTGCGATCTTCAGTCAAGGTCATACTCTTTCACTCTGAAATGTGAAATAAGTAATTTGTAAATGCTATACAACAACGTTATATCATATTCCACTCTTCACAATGAAGATGTTCTTCGTATTAACTTTCCGGTCTTAAATGAGTTCATGTCCCAGCTTGTGTGAAGCAAAGATGAGTTATTCAGATAACACGCTTTTCCAGTATATTTTATGTTAGCCAATGGTTATAGCATCCTAGAATAGAGCAAACTTTGCggaagtaaaatattttgctcaGTTTGATTTAAGGATCAAATCAATTTCCTTTAGGGGATCAATGACATTTTGAAATGGATCAACATTCCTTCAATGCCTCGATGCTGTCATAACACTTATGCATATTTCTCACACAGTAAAATAATCTGTGATTTCTTAGTGCCACAAAACTTTGCAACAATTAcggaatgtatttttttaaatgttgcttTTGTTTAGCTCCTGACTGAGTAACACAATGATCAGGTACTCTAGTTGTGACCATGCGATTTTATTGAAACAGTGCATGTAGACGCGTTCCACTAGTGTACATTCAATCTTTTAGGCTTCCTATAATCTACATAATTTCATTATTCTTTCTCCTTTAAAGATACTTATGTGTTATTTGAGTGAAATGCATTTCTAATCTATGGAGTGAGCAAGCAGAGATCCCTTAATCGTGTATTTTTGAtcaattcttaaaagaaaataatcctGATGCGAATCGGGTTTGGCTGCATAAATTCTGAATTTAAATAGGCTCAGTGCGTTTCGTTGTATTCGTGTACAAAGCATTAGTCAATAACACTTCAGTTATCTCCTTTGCTGCTTTATGCATCAGCACCGAGTTCACAGGTAGATTTTAAATAGTCGGCTCAAAAATTAATCAAATCTCCATTAAATCATACTTGGCAATGTAATAGCCGATATAGAAAATTATGGATTAGTCATGATTAGAACACGCCTTTTATAATAAGTCTGTTCGATCTGATGGAATACAACACCAAACAACAGTTCATAATTCATTAGAAGGTTACTTGTAAGAGACCAAAGGCACTTCACGAACGGAGGTCAGTTTCAGCCACAGTATAATAATTGATACATATCTTATTAGACGGAAAATGAACTCAATTTCAGTAGATAAAAATCTCATGATATAGGAATAAAACGTTAAAACTCTATAAACCTGTACTCAAATATTACGTATCTTGGACACATGCTAATATAACGCAGAATTTGAAATATCTTCAACCatctctaaaatattttatgttaaaataGTGTGCCAGGAGCAAATCAATATTTAATGTATCTTAAAGGTGTTGCATTAGGCCGGAAGATGTGATTAGTTACATCATAGACTCAGCTTAATTCAGCTAGCAATGGAGAATACCTTCACTGTACACTGCTTGTACGATACAATGCTAAATGAACCAAATATGGAGTTTTACTGCGGTCGTTAGGTAAGATTAAATATCAAGGAGGCCTCGCTTAAATGAAATCATTGTTTTCAGTAAGGAAGGTCACAATGGATAAGTAAGTTTCATATATCCCTAAAAATATAACCACGGTTGGAAAAGTTTTCCTTACAGATTATTTTCTCTAACACCGTTGATATGGGGCtgagcaacactaataataatagtcacaTGCTCTTACGTTCTTCATATAAAATGACTCATATTTACGCCAACTCACATTTTTCGATTATATGACTAAATAACTGATTTCAACATTTATATAACcatattatttcctttatttttctctttaaaaacaCAGTCCTACGGCAAAATGTGTCCATATAACAAGATATGCGTGATTCAGCACATACAAGTTCCACGAAAAATGTCCATACCTGTTTGCATCTTTAAAGTACAGAAACCAGGTAAACTTATCGAATGAATATAATCGACAAAAGTTTTATTGCCAATTCAGCTTGTACCACTACTGAAACATACGAACACCACCACCTacaacagagaaagttgagcagagaatctgcttcAAATCATgacaaaagcttggcgatacctgcttagAGGCCAACACAaagttttcataaaattttcatcgttctcgacacagtcaaggcaactgaaacccaagtgtctttttggtcagctgaaacacgtctcatacccaaatcttcagtgataatggacttaACTGAACCGcagctaatctgcacatcctctgataactcacagatggtgatttctCCCTCACAGTTGctcgcacatctgcgatgtttttctcagatcTGCTGGCTGCGGGTCGCTCAGAACGTTCGTTAATATCGACATTTtacggccatcttggaaacgtctgatccactcatacacatgtgtgctgctcatacactcctctccatacactttgcAACTTTGCAACTTTGCGCAGGCTTCTGAGCTGGTATCGCCATGATAACTTTCTCTGtcgtggtcaatgcgacgatcacacgctacacaccttccttccaagcaatgctgtaaacagcggaagtgagcttgGACGTTAAAGCTTAGCGCACATGTACAGCAGAGCTCCATGTCAAATTTTGCCAAGCGGTTTTACTCtgagtgctttagcttcgttactatgacaacagtccagatacttattgatcagaccacatatgtgtgtgtgtgtgtgtgagagagagagagagagaaggagaaggatagagagatacgtgcatatatatgtgggtgtatttgcatgcgtgtctgtgcatcagtgtgtgtctatgtgtgtttatgtgtacacatgaatttctcatatctttttaattttctcttccaGTTAACTCCGAGATTTGCAAACTTCCTCCTGACCATGGAAAATGTGGAGCACGATTTGTTCGCTGGTATTTCAACAGACACTCGCAACAATGCAGCTGGTTCCATTATAGTGGATGCTCTGGAAATCGGAACCGCTTCACCTCTAAAGAATCATGCGAAGATTTCTGCATTAGTCATAACAGTGCTCTCCAAATGGTACCACAAGAAATAAGAGCTAATCCTGTTAACGCTTTTAATAGCTACAATGATGCTGATgtttatttgaagaaatataatGATATCGAATCGGAATGGGATGGAGTCGAGGAGACGGGAAATGATACGTCACCGATGATGGCGAAATTAGCAAATAATCTTGTACTAACTGTTACTACAAACCCACTTGACACCTTACAACCGTTGAGCTGGTATAAAAAACGACGCTGCTTGAAATGGAAACGACAAAATAGGCGTCTTTGTACTAAAAAGAATTGGAAACATCGAAGTTACAAAAAGCAGCGAAAAAATCGTGTCAGTTTTCTTCGGAAAGAGACGAAGCCTTTGTCAGCACCCACATACGCCCATTCTCCGAGGGGGAGGAATTCTTCCCACAAAGGACGGTATAGGTACTTACCTAACCGTGCTAACGGTCACAAACTCTTCTCGATTCTGAAGCGACCATTCCACTTAAAAGTCAATCACCATAAATTGAACCGAAGTAATACGTAAAATGCTCTTTGGTAGAAGGAAGAGTGAacataaaaacacagaaaaaaaactggTATAGACATTTTATATTCGAAAGCTATTAAGCAATGTAATtcgatacgtgtatgtatgtaatagaatactttttgtttgtatttatacatacaaaacatactcatatacatctatgcgcatgtatatatatatatatatatatatatatatatatacacacacacatatatatatatatatatatacatatatatatatatatatatatatatatatatatatatatatatatatacacatatatatatgtgtgtgtgtatgtatgtacatgtatacatatatatgcatatatatatatgtgtgaatgtgtttgtgcaatatatatgcaaatgtgttaGACATTTTCTAGTTAGGATTGCCAGTTTCTCACCATAGATACATGTGAGCGTGCAAATGTATAAAACTACAATGAAAGTATATGTTTTTGACATTGGTGGTGTCAAACATTAATGTTTTGCGATAATAATGTATAAACtgactgttttttttctctctcacccttttctTGTACATCTCACGCACaccatatacatgtttatatgcgtgtagaATATATTCACTTCCCCATCCCCTGAAACAATTTTGATCATGCAAATATATCCTGACACGCTCACACGTGAGTGCATGCAAGTTataatcttttgttattttttttttgttttgaaatttacaCACTTTAATGCATTTTGTAACATGTGCAATTTAGCCTGCAGTAATATTTGTTTGTCATTAACATTGCACATAAACATAAAATTGTTATTTCGTTGATGTCGTCTAGTTATTTTTACATTGTTATTTTGTAATCGGTAAAAGTGTATGTAtggcgtgtgcgtttgtgtgtgtggtggggtagtCTCAAATGCAGAAGGTATAGAATCTCAACGAAATTTGTGAGGTCGAGTTCGATTTCTAGTACATATCTGATTTCGAAAATATTTATCCTTTTATCCTTTGACTTGTGTTGATTTGACTGCTgacatgctggagctccgccttaaATTTACCTTTCAAGTATTTTCAGTTAATCGAGGTGACATGCTGCAAAGGGAGCAAAGGATAATCCAGTGGTTTGTATACAATTTGAAGCATCGACGCAACAGAATTCTGTCCATCCAACTAAAAGTATGTAGTATCATGTGCCATACTTTACCTTTCTAGGCAGCAGCTACAGCAACCGCAGTAACAGCAGCTACACCAGCAGGAACAGCAGTAACAGTGCAAAATTGGagagtaatttatatttttctttttgtagttatTTTTGTTGTGTAATCTCTGGCGACCTTGAGTAAGTAAGACAATGATCAGGTACTCTATCTCTGATTATGCGATCTTATTCAAACAACGCATCCAGGATAACATGAACCAGTTCATCCTTCCTTTTCATGAAGGTAATGTGAAATCTGAGGGAGATTGGGATGTTATTTCCAGCAGTTCAAACGACAACATAGAGGTGTTTTTGCTTTCATTGTCAAATATAGTTTATTCTCGTGAGAAGATTGCCAACGGTAGATTGTATCGACGTCAGATTTTCAGATAGCGAAATCGAAGTGAATGATTTAACTAAACGGAAGCATAGATTACATCTAGGAACTTTGTGTGTGAGAACTGATTATTTAGTTGCAGTTCCTCGTTGTTTTAAACTATATGATGAACCAAGGCTTTCAGAGATACACTTACTGCCCCGGCAGTTTGTGCAGGATATGTATAAATCTAAAGGTTGCAAGAGTATTTTGACTACTTTATCAGACGATACTgtcatacatccacatatatatccaGCAATATCTATTACCGTGCTATACTCTGCATATCAGAAAATGTTTTTAAGCCATCTAACTAATTTTATGAAAATAGGCTGCTAGAATATCATTCAATCCTTCTGCAAATGAGGACGTTGTGAGAAGTCTGCTGCGAGCCTTCTTCATGGCGCAAAGTAGGGGATACTACGAGATAAAgtaagagagagattgagagggggagagagagggggagagagaaaaagatatatatacatatatatatagagagaaattgtCTGTAGTACTTGAACAGTTCTTTATCGACTCTGGAAGTTGAAAGCCATAGTTGACTGCAGTGTGTTTAGTCCTTtctggaacaaatactgtaaaGCTTCTACTTGCCGATTCACGTCAAAACTcataaaattatacacataatgTTAATGCTCAAACTGGAAGCACACAGCATATATCttcgaaaatatattttatcaatagaTCATACATCCTTGTGAAGATAGCAGCCACatgctttaaaagaaaacaacaatatattagTTGAACAAAGAATGTCTATAGCTCCCATACTACTAAAAAAACAGAAGTGTGGTATGCAGAAACATCAAACATATTTTGGCTCAATGGAACTATTGTCCTCACATAACAATGGAAGGAAGTACGGGAACAAGATATCTGTGAGAATTTTTCCCTGGCAACACCTATAAAATAGCAGACGCATAACCACAGGACTTGGTGCACTTGATATGAAATTGAACTATCTACACTTATGCATATTGTATTGTTAAAACAAGGATGTATACTgaatgtgtgattttgtgtgaatatcatatatctttaaatatatatatatagatacttttgtatttatatttgtacacacacacacacacacacacacatatatatatatataaatcgatacataaatatatacatagatatgcgtgtgtgtatgtgtgagtggtcgGCAAAGTTACTAAATAATACACTTATATTTACTTAACGACGTGTCGGTGGGATTGTTGCTCATTACACTTTTCATTTTTAGATATGTAGAACTTTGCTTCGCCGCTATTCCTGTCAGTGGAATCTCTCACAACTTTAAACACTGCATTAATAACGCAATGCGTTACTCAGATAAGcaacattgtaatatatatatatatatatatatttactgttatatttggggatggtcattttgccaatatATACACgaattatttatttgatcttcactttcacattattattattattattattattattattattattattattattattattattattattattattattattattatattattattattattattattattataattattattattattattgctttattcTCAGAACGTTctgtcttgtttgttctggtagattctgtgagagcggtcAGCAGCTTGCTGCCAGACGTCTCATAGGGTCTCTTtctgcacattataagctttgatacttggttgttaactgttgtgggagacattcaacatccaagtaccaatctcaaaatcctagctgttccCAGCAGAACAAATTTTGTGGTTGCTCTGTTCTCATGTCAATTtcgatttctctgacatatttctcgaacttggattttagtgctccgagtgcccctacaactactggaatgatagacactctcctcatagtctactttcttgcaatttcatcttttacaagtctgtacttttcaatttttctagttctttgtcactcATGCGTACATCTCCAGGTATTGtaatatctatgatcttggtttccttttttcttttatctgccacaacaatatctggtctgcGAGCCTCGCATAGGGAGTCACATTGGGTTAtaaaatcccacagtatcttaTGTTCCTTGTTCTCGGTAACTCCTGgttcatgttcgtaccatttccGTGCTCTGTTCACATAACCTCCATCGGAGGAACTTAGCTACGTTATCGTACTTCCTTTTGTAGAGCTTTTGGGCCAGCTGGCTACACTCATTCACAATAGGTGAGGTTGTTTCGTTTCTGCTGCTACACATCCTACAA encodes:
- the LOC115209515 gene encoding uncharacterized protein LOC115209515; translation: MMAASYLLLLTSALALVSGQRYSRGEAAKKKCESYGKMCPYNKICVIQHIQVPRKMSIPVCIFKVQKPVNSEICKLPPDHGKCGARFVRWYFNRHSQQCSWFHYSGCSGNRNRFTSKESCEDFCISHNSALQMVPQEIRANPVNAFNSYNDADVYLKKYNDIESEWDGVEETGNDTSPMMAKLANNLVLTVTTNPLDTLQPLSWYKKRRCLKWKRQNRRLCTKKNWKHRSYKKQRKNRVSFLRKETKPLSAPTYAHSPRGRNSSHKGRYRYLPNRANGHKLFSILKRPFHLKVNHHKLNRSNT